The proteins below come from a single Vicugna pacos chromosome 13, VicPac4, whole genome shotgun sequence genomic window:
- the DFFA gene encoding DNA fragmentation factor subunit alpha, whose translation MPRVWGGLPRPASLSSLRGLGPTLKRMEVASGAPAPEPGEIQALKKCLLRRNHSREQHGVAASSLEELRSKACDILAIDKSLTPVTLVLAEDGTIVDDDDYFLCLPSNTKFVALAGNEKWVYSNSDGGTAWITQESFDGDETDSGAGLKWKNVARQLKEDLSSIILLSEEDLQMLIDVPCSELAQELCQSQVTVQGLQNTLQQVLDQREEARQSKQLLELYLQALEKEGSVLSKQQESRAGFADERDAVDTGIRESSSEIALSSRILTTLREKAAPELSLSSEALELVAKEDPKALAVALNWDIKKTETLQQACHQELGLRLQQVQSLHALRGLSARKNSMPGEAQNPKRARQDPT comes from the exons ATGCCGCGGGTTTGGGGCGGACTCCCGCGCCCAGCTTCCCTGAGTTCGCTGCGTGGGTTAGGTCCTACCCTGAAGAGGATGGAGGTGGCCAGTGGCGCCCCGGCTCCGGAACCGGGCGAGATCCAGGCTCTAAAGAAGTGTCTTCTGCGACGCAACCACAGCCGGGAACAGCACGGCGTGGCGGCCTCCAGCCTCGAGGAGCTGAGGAGCAAGG CCTGTGACATTCTGGCCATCGATAAGTCCCTGACACCAGTCACCCTGGTCCTGGCAGAGGATGGCACCATAGTGGATGACGATGATTACTTCCTGTGTCTGCCTTCCAATACCAAGTTTGTGGCATTGGCTGGTAATGAGAAGTGGGTTTACAGCAATTCAG ATGGAGGTACAGCTTGGATTACCCAAGAGTCCTTCGATGGAGATGAAACAGACAGCGGGGCCGGGTTGAAGTGGAAGAATGTGGCCAGGCAGCTGAAAGAAGATCTATCCAGCATCATCCTCCTGTCAGAGGAGGACCTCCAG ATGCTCATTGATGTTCCATGTTCAGAGCTGGCTCAGGAACTATGCCAAAGTCAGGTCACAGTCCAGGGGCTCCAGAACACCCTCCAGCAGGTTCTTGACCAGAGAGAGGAAGCCCGTCAGTCCAAGCAGCTCTTGGAGCTTTACCTCCAGGCTTTGGAGAAGGAGGGCAGCGTCTTGTCAAAGCAGCAAG AGTCCAGAGCCGGCTTCGCTGACGAGAGGGATGCGGTTGACACGGGTATTAGAGAGAGCTCGTCCGAAATTGCGCTTTCCAGCCGGATCCTCACCACGCTGAGGGAGAAGGCGGCTCCAGAGCTGAGTTTGTCTAGTGAGGCTTTGGAG TTGGTTGCCAAGGAAGACCCTAAAGCATTGGCTGTTGCTTTGAACTGGGACATAAAGAAGACGGAAACTCTTCAGCAGGCCTGTCATCAGGAACTCGGCCTGCGCCTCCAGCAGGTTCAGAGCTTGCATGCTCTGAGGGGCCTTTCAGCAAGGAAGAATTCAATGCCTGGAGAAGCGCAGAATCCCAAACGGGCCAGACAAGACCCCACGTAG
- the CORT gene encoding cortistatin: protein MSSCRAGDSCQSACRMLPPLCLLLLLSGATAALPLEGGLAGRNSGHIQEVAEIKKNSLLTFLAWWYEWTSQASAAPFTGGEVREVSKREEGLPPLQQSTHRDKTPCKNFFWKTFSSCK from the exons ATGAGCAGCTGCAGAGCCGGAGACTCATGCCAGTCAGCCTGCAGGATGCTGCCGCCCCtctgcctgctgctgctgctctcagGGGCCACCGCTGCCCTTCCCCTGGAGGGCGGCCTCGCTGGCCGCAACAGCGGG CATATACAGGAAGtggcagaaataaagaaaaacagcttGTTGACTTTCCTTGCCTGGTGGTATGAGTGGACCTCCCAGGCGAGTGCAGCGCCCTTCACAGGAGGGGAGGTCAGGGAGGTGTCCAAACGGGAGGAGGGCCTGCCGCCCCTTCAGCAGTCCACGCACCGAGATAAAACGCCCTGCAAGAATTTCTTCTGGAAGACCTTTTCCTCCTGCAAATAA